In Leptotrichia sp. oral taxon 221, the DNA window GAGTTTCTAATTCAGCAATTCTAGTTTGTTTTTGTACAATTGTTTTTTCTAAATTTTTGTAATATTCATCATAGTTTTTCAATATTTTTTTGTACTCATCTCTATGCCATCTAACTTCTGAATCTTTTTTCAATTTTTCTTGTAATTTTTCTTTTCCTATTAATTTATTTTGTAAATCTTCAACTTCTTTTTCCAGTCTGTCTTTCTCATTTTGGAATTCTGCTTTCTTCTGAGCTTCTTTTTGCAATAAATCGTTAAATTTATTTTCAATTGCATTTAAACTCGATTCCAAACTGTTTGTGTTTGGCGCTGAATATCCAATTACTGATACCATAATAACGCCCGCTATTAGCAATGCTTTTCTTTTCATTACTAGACCTCCCATTTTTATAACTGTCTTTTTTTCTCCTTAACTTTTAGTTACATTGTATCAAAAAAAAAATAAAAATACAATTAAAATTTTAATTTTTTAGCATTATTTTTGAATTTTTTTTTAAATTTATGAAAAATTACCCAAAATTTAACAATAAAGATTAATAGTATTCTCATTTTTTTAATTTTTTATACTAAAATATTAACTTTAATTATTAAATCTGATCCAATAATTCAAATAATTCATTTGCTGATTGAATGGTTTCTATTTTTTCTACTAAATCTTCTTCATACGACAATTTAGAGATTTCTGCTAACAAGTCTAAATGTTCTTTTTTTTCACCTTTAGGTGCTGCTATCATAAAGATTAGTTTTGATGGTTCTTCATCCATGCTATCAAAATCAACTCCATTTTTTGAAATTCCAAATGCTAATGCAATTTTTGAAACACATGGAGATTTTGCGTGTGGTACCGCGATATCATCTTGCATTCCTGTAGAGCATAATTGTTCTCTTTCTAATAATGCTTCAAGAAATTCTTCAGTACTATCTTCTGGGATAACTCCAGTTTTTACAAATAATTCTGTCATTTCATTAAGTATTTCTTTTTTTGTTGTCCCTTGCAAATCTAAATTTACTCTTTCCACTGTTAAATAATCTTGTATTCTCATTTTACTTCCTTTCTTTCTACGAAAAATTGTCATAATTTCTTAAAATATCCTCTATTATTTCTTTTTCTGAAATTTCAGATAAATTATAAATCAAGTAATCTTTTTCCTTTCTAAACCAAGTCATTTGCCTTTTGGCATATCTTCGACTTTCTCTTTTGATATCTTCTATCGCTTCCTCCAAAGACACTTTTCCATCGAAATAATTAAACAATTCTTTGTACCCTATCGCCGATATTTTATATAAACTATCCTCATAGTTATTATATACTTTTTTTGCCTCTTCGACAAGTCCTTTTTGTATCATTATGTCAACTCTTTTATTTATTCTTTCGTACAATTCTTCTCTATTCCTAGTCAAAAACACCTTTAAAAAATTATAATTATTTTTTTTAATATTTTTTACTCGTAATTCACTAAATTTTCCACCAGTTATTTTGCAAACTTCTATTGCCCTAACTAATCTCAATTTATTATTCAAATCAATTTCATTGTAAGCCTGTAAATCTAGTGCTTTCAAAATTTCTTGCAATTCTTCTAACGATTTTTTTTCTAAATCTTTTCTTATCTTCTCATCTTTTGTTGGCAAATCAGAAAATCCATCTGTTATTGCTCTTATATAAAGTCCCGTTCCACCAACTAAAATTATATTTTCAGCATTTTCTTCTTTTTCGTGCAAAATTTTATTCACTTCTACTTCAAAATCGCCAACAGAATAATCTTCATCAGGTTCCACAACGTCAATCATATAATGTTTGATTCCTTGCATTTCATCTTCTGTTACTTTTGCGGTTCCAATGTCTAAAAATTTATAGACTTGCGAGGCATCAGCCGAAATAATATCCGCATTCAGCCTTTTTGCAAGTTTTATTGATAAATCAGTTTTCCCAACGCCTGTAGCTCCACTAATTATTATTCCTTTTAATTTTTTATTCATAATTCTTTCTTTCTATAATACATATTCAAATTCATATCCAGCAATTACAATAATGTCGCCTTCTTCAACTCCAGCATTTTCAAGCTCTGTTTCCATTCCTAAACTTCTCATTTTTTGTAAGAAATTAATAATTCCTTCTTCACCCATAAACACATATTTTTTAAGTACATCGTCAACAATTCTTCCATCAACTTCAAAAACATGTTCTTCAAGTTTTCTAATTTCCCAGTCTTCTTTTTTATTAATTTCTCTCAATAATTCATCTACTGAATATTCTTCTTCCAATTCTTCCCTAGGAATTTCTTGAATCATTTCCCAAGCCTTATTTAATACAGGTTTTAGTCCTTCATTTGCAATAACCGAAACTGGATAAACGTATTCAACTCCATTTTCCTTCACAAATTTTTCAAATTCATCTAATTTTTCTTCTTCATAAAGCATATCAATTTTATTTGCTACAACAATTTGTTGCTTTTTAGATAATTTTTCACTATAATTTTTTAATTCT includes these proteins:
- a CDS encoding adhesion protein FadA, whose amino-acid sequence is MKRKALLIAGVIMVSVIGYSAPNTNSLESSLNAIENKFNDLLQKEAQKKAEFQNEKDRLEKEVEDLQNKLIGKEKLQEKLKKDSEVRWHRDEYKKILKNYDEYYKNLEKTIVQKQTRIAELETLLSVMQ
- a CDS encoding PTS sugar transporter subunit IIA → MRIQDYLTVERVNLDLQGTTKKEILNEMTELFVKTGVIPEDSTEEFLEALLEREQLCSTGMQDDIAVPHAKSPCVSKIALAFGISKNGVDFDSMDEEPSKLIFMIAAPKGEKKEHLDLLAEISKLSYEEDLVEKIETIQSANELFELLDQI
- the miaA gene encoding tRNA (adenosine(37)-N6)-dimethylallyltransferase MiaA: MNKKLKGIIISGATGVGKTDLSIKLAKRLNADIISADASQVYKFLDIGTAKVTEDEMQGIKHYMIDVVEPDEDYSVGDFEVEVNKILHEKEENAENIILVGGTGLYIRAITDGFSDLPTKDEKIRKDLEKKSLEELQEILKALDLQAYNEIDLNNKLRLVRAIEVCKITGGKFSELRVKNIKKNNYNFLKVFLTRNREELYERINKRVDIMIQKGLVEEAKKVYNNYEDSLYKISAIGYKELFNYFDGKVSLEEAIEDIKRESRRYAKRQMTWFRKEKDYLIYNLSEISEKEIIEDILRNYDNFS